Genomic DNA from Nonomuraea rubra:
CCGAACGTCATGCACGCCGACCAGGCACTGGGCCGGGGTGGCCGGGCCGTGGGCGCCAGCACCGTGGCGAGGGCCTCGGTGGCGGGGGCGTAGGCGGTGTCGGTCGTGGTGGTCACGCTGCCTCCTCGGAGGTGGTGGTGGCGGGGTGGTCGGTGAGGGCGAGGAAGACCTCGTCCAGGCTCGGCTGGCCGAGGGAGAAGTCGTCCACGACGATGCCGGCGGAGGCCAGGCGGCCCAGGGCGCGGGCGGCCTGGGCGGACTCGTCGCCGGGAGCGGTGATGCGGGCGGTGAGCGCCACCGGATCCGCTTCCAGGTAGACGGGGGTGTCGAGGGCCTCGGCGAGCAGCCGTTCGGCTTCGGGGCGTTCGGCGGCGTCGCGCAGCCGGACGTGGATGGAGCCGGAGCCGACCGACGACTTCAGCTCGCCGGGGGTGCCCTCGGCGATGAGCCTGCCGTGGTCGATGACCGCGATGCGCTGCGCCAGCCGGTCGGCCTCCTCCAGGTACTGCGTGGTCAGCAGCACGGTGGTGCCGTGGGCGACGACGACGCGGACGATGTCCCAGACCTGGTTGCGGCTGCGCGGGTCGAGTCCGGTGGTGGGCTCGTCGAGGAAGAGCAGGTCGGGGGTGTTGAGGATGCTGGCCGCGATGTCGATGCGCCGCCGCATGCCCCCGGAGTACGTCTTGACCTGCCGCCCCGCGGCCTCCGTCAGCCCGAACGCCTCCAGCAGCTCCGCCGCCCGCTCGCGAGCGGCCGGCTTGCGGTGGCCGAGGAGGCGGGCCAGCAGAACCAGGTTCTCGGAGCCGGTCATGTCCTCGTCCACGGAGGCGTACTGGCCGGTCAGGCTGACGCGGGAGCGGACGGCGTCGGCCTCGCGCACCACGTCGTGCCCGAACACGGTCGCCTCGCCGCCGTCCGGGCGCAGCAGCGTGGCCAGCATCCGTACGGCGGTCGTCTTGCCGGCGCCGTTGGGCCCGAGCACGCCGTACACGGCGCCGGCCGGGACGGACAGGTCGAGGCCGGCCACGGCACGGGTGTCGCCGAAGACCTTGACCAGGCCGGAGGTCTGTATCGCCAGTTCTGGCATGAGTGATCCCTTCAAGACCTTCAGGAGACGTAGGGCTGGTTGCGCCGTCCCTCGCGCAGCGCGCGGCCCCACCAGGCGAGCTGGTCGAGCATGGCCGCGATGGCACGCAGGCGGTCGTCGGTGTCGCAGGGACGCCGGCAGCCTTCGTCCATGCCGGCGCCCAGCAGGTCGACGCCCACCCAGTCGCGCATGGTGACGGCGTGCAGGGCGGTGAAGACGGTACGGAGCTGCTCGACGGCGTAGTGGCCGCACGAGCCGGAGCCGTAGGCGACGATGCCGACCGGCTTGGCCTGCCACTCGTCATAGGCGTAGTCGATCGCCTGCTTGAGCGAGGCGGGGAAGCTGCGGTTGTACTCGGGGGTGACCACGACGAACGCGTCCGCGGCGGAGACGCCGGCGGCGAACTGCCGCATGGGCGGTGTCGCCTGCTCCGGGTAGCTGGCCGGGAAGGCGTACGAGGCCAGGTCGAGCACCTCGACGGCGAGGTCGTCGCGCAGGCGCGCCCGCTCGGCGAACCACGCGCCGACCGTGTCGCAGACGCGGCCCGCCCGGGTGCTGCCGATGATCACCGTGACGTTCAGCGGCTCGTCCGTCATGGGCGTCCACCCCCTTCATCCAGGAGGCGCTAGACGGGCCGCTAGATCGGATCTAGCGGAAGCCCCGCGCGCGTACGGGGACGAGCGGTGGTGGGTGCTCCTGGTCCCGATGGCGGTCGCGGCCGGGCTCGCCCTGGTCGCGTACGCCGTCTCCGCCCGCCGTGACCTGGGCGCGGGCCTGCTGCCCGAACGCCCGGCACCCGCGCGGCCTGATCGGGCTGGCCTGGCGGTTGTACGGAAGCCAGACGATCTCGTGGACCATCACTCTGGGAGTGGCCTCGGTGGGCGTGGGCTGGGTGTCGGCCTCGTTCGACGTCGGCTCGCTCACGGGCGAGACCCTGCTGGAGATCTTCACGTACGTGTTCTGCCTGGTCGTCGCGTGCCTGGCCGTGACCGGGGCGCTGCGCACGCTCCGCGAGGAGAGCCGCGGCAGGGCGTCCGCCCTGCTGGCCACCGCCACCGGCAGGGCTCGCTGGCTGTCCGGGCACCTCGTGCTCGGCCTGGCCGCGCCCGCCGCCATGCTGCTGGCCGTCGGCGCGGGCACGGGCGCGGGTCACGCGCTCGGCAGCGGCCTGCCCGGCGTCATCGGCGCCCAGCTCGGGACGGCGTTGTCGTTCGCGCCCGCCGCCTGGGCCGTCGCGGGCGTCGCAATCGCCGCGTACGGCCTGCGCCCCCGCGCCGCCGTTCCAGCGGCCGCGCCACCAAGGAGCTGACCGTGCCGTCGAAGGCGCGGGCGGGCAGCAGGACCGTCACCGTCAGGGTCGGCGGCAAGACCGCCACGGCGTCGTTCACCGTCGTCGCCCCGCAGAAGCAGGAGCGCCACGACCGCCGCCGGTAGCCAGGGAAGGGGGGTGGGCCCCCGGCCCACCTCCTACGCTTGCTCGTCGTGGACATCCGCACCAGAACCCAGGACGACCTGGCCGCCTGCGTCGAGGCCCTGGCCGAGGTCCAGGCCGCCGACCGCTACCCCGTGCACTGGCCGGACGACCCGGCCGCCTGGCTGACCCCCGGCGGCATGACCGGCGCCTGGATCGCGGCCGAGGCGGGCACGGTGCTCGGCCACGTGGCGCTCACCCTGGACCTGGAGGTCAGCCGCCTGTTCGTCACGCCCGCCGCCCGGGGACGCGGCGTGGCCGCCCGGCTGCTGGAGGCGGCCCGCGCGTCCACCCCGCTGCCGCTCAAGCTGGAGGTCTCTTCGGAGGGGCGGGCCGCCATCAGGTTCTACGAGCGTTCCGGCTGGCGTCGGGTAGGCAGCACCCGCGCGGACTGGCTGAACGCGGCCGGCGAGCCGGCGTTGTTGTACCACTACGTGAGCCCGCCGGGGCACTGAAGGCACGCGGCAAATAGGGCCTTGCCCGGCCTCCCGGGCCGGCGCATACTTCGCGCGGAGCCAGTTGCCAGCCACGCCCGGCGCAGCAGTGGGGGGCCACAGAGCGCGCCGCGCGTCGGTGTCACACGTGCCGGTCGCGTACGTCCGCTCCGGCGCGTGAGGAGGGACAGCATGCCCGTCCGGGTCATGCTGGCATGCGCTCGATCATCACGGAGGTGACTCTGATGGGAGTCCGTCCAGCGCTGCCCGACAGCACCACGGAGGCTTTCATAGCCGAAGCACTCGCCGCGGCGAACGCCTACCGGGACAAGCACCACGCGCCACCGCTGACCGTGGACCACGAGCTCACGGAGTACGCCAAGAGCCGGGCCTCCACCCGGTCGGAGTCGAAGGCGCTGGACGCCGGCCACGACGGCCTGCGCTCCGGCACCGGTGAGAACATCTACTGGGGTGCCGACACGGAGTCCACGCCGGCGAAGGGCTCCACGGCCGTCGCCAGCTGGTACGACGAGATCGAGTACTACGACTTCGACAAGGCCGAGTTCACCCCGGACAGCGGCCACTTCACCCAGCTGGTGTGGAAGGGCAGCACGAAGGTGGGCATCGGCCGGGTCTCGGGGCAGACCCCGGAGGGCATGGAGACCTACATCGTCTTCGTCTTCGAGCCCCCGGGGAACATGAAGGGTGCCTTCGCCGCCAACGTCCTGCGGGCGTGACCCTCAGGGCTTGCGGCCGACACCCGCGTAGTAGACGGCTTCCCGGTCGCCGTACAGGGTCTCGGGCGTGGGCCGCCAGCGCGGCAGCGGCACCACGCCCGGCTCCAGCAGTTCCAGCCCGTCGAAGAAGGAGGTGACCTCCTCCAGCGTGCGCAGCGTCATCGGGCTGCCGCCGCTCTCGTTCCAGTGCCGCACCCCCTCTTCGAGCTGCTTGCCCACGAGCCCGTGGGAGAGGACGAGATGGCTGCCGGGCGCCATGGCGGACATCAGCTCGCCGATGATCGTGCGGGCGGCGCCGGTGCCGGGCACGAAGTCGATGACGCCGAGCAGCATCAGGCCGATCGGGCGGCCGAGGTCGAGCAGCTCGGCGGCCGAGGCGAGGATCTTGCCGGGGTCGCGGAGGTCGCCGTCCACGAAGACGGTGCTGCCGGCCGGGGCGGCGCGCAGCAGCTCGCGGGCGTGGGCCAGGACCGTCGGGTCGTTGTCGACGTACACGACCCGGCTGTCCGGGGCCACCGACCGGGCCACCTGGTGGGTGTTGTCCGCGGTCGGGATGCCGGTGCCGATGTCGAGGAACTGGCGGACGCCCGCCTCGCCGGCCAGGTGGCGAACGGCGCGGCCGAGGAACTCCCTGTTGGCCCGCGCCAGCACCGGCAGGTCGGGGACGGCGGCGAGGATCTGCTCGCTGACGATGCGGTCGATCTCGTAGTGGTCGTGGCCGCCGAGCCACAGGTCGTAGATGCGGGCGGGGCTGGGGACGCCGGTGTCTGGATCGAGCGGGCGGTCGGTCATCGGTTCGCGCCTTCCCGGGGGATCGGAGGGGATGCGAGCAGCGTACGCCGGAAGATCGTCCCGGGTGGGGTGCCCGGGCGGCGCGCCCGGACACCCGGTGGCTCAGAGCCCGATGTCGGCCTGCGGCCCCGCGTACGTCCGCAGCAGCGACGGCACGTCGGCCGCCGGGTCGAGCGTGTAGGAGTAGAACGAGCCCGGGGTGAAGGCCGAGCCGCCGGTCTCCTGCTGCCCGCTGCAGCTCACGCAGATGCTGCCGCTCTGCCGGAGCTGGGCGGCGTCGTCACGGTAGTAGGGGTCCTTGACGTTCTCGTAATAGGAGTTCTCGATCACCATCCTGGTGGCGCCGCGCGCGTAGTTGCCGTAGCCGGAGACGTTCTGCAGGTAGTTGTTGTACAGGTGGGCGTAGGCCACGTTGTCGGTGCTGGGGTTGCGGCTGTTGGTGTTGCGGGTCCAGTTGTGGTGGATCGTCATCCGGGAGGTGACGTTCTCGGTCCAGCCGATGCCGAAGGTCTTGTTGTTCTCCGCCAGGATGTTCCAGGACACCGTGAGGTAGCTGGTGTCCTTGCGGCTGTCGATCAGGCCGTCGTTCATCCGGGCGAGGTGGTTGTGGTCGATCCAGACGTGGTGGGCGGTGTCCATCTGGATGGCGTCGTAGTCGTAGGCGTCGTCACCCGGGTCGTCGTCGGCCATGCGGGTGTCGCGGATGGTCAGGTTGCGGATGATCACGTTGCTGACGCCTTCCCCGAGGAAGAAGCCGCCGTTGACGATGTGGCCGCTGGTGCCGACGCCGACGATGGTCTTGTTCGAGGCGACCCTGATCTCGGTGCCGTACGGGCTGACGGTGATCGCGCCGTTCACCCTGATCACGTACGGCGCGCTCGCGGTGGCGTACCTGACGAGATCGGCGTAGTTGTTCACGGTCACCGTGGCGCCGCCCGCGCCGCCGGTGGTGCCGCCGCCGGTGGAGGCGAAGCCGTCGGCGGTGTTCGGCCAGGTCCGGCCGCCGCCTGCGGTCTCGAAGGCCCACTGCTTGTTGCTGTTGGCGGTGCAGGTCTCCTGGATGACGGCGGCGCCGTCGGCGGTGGAGGCGCCCTGGTCGCTCATGCACAGGCCGGTGGCGTTGCTGATCACCTGGTACGTCCCGCTGCCCGAGGCGGCGAACCGCCAGAGCTGGTTGCTCTTCAGCCCGTCGCCGCAGCCCCACTGCTGCAGCCGCAGCCCGGAGGTGGCCGCGCCGTTGGGCACGTCGAGACATCGCCCGCTGTTGACGTTGCGCAGGGTGAAAACCCCCGGCGACCCGGCCGAAACCACGGTGAACCGCTGCCAGGTGTCACCGGAACAGCCCCACTGCTGCATCAGCGCGCCGTTGTCCTTGGAGCCGCCGACCACGTCCAGGCACTTGCCGCTCTTGGTCACCTTGAGCTGATACACCCCGCCGGCCACCGGTGTAGCGGCTCTGGCCTGCGACGACGGCGAGAAAACCACTGCCGCCGCGGCCGCGAGCAGGGCGACGCCCGCGGATCTGAGCTTGGGCATCCGCACTCTCCTTCCTCTCGGCCCCAGAGGAAGCACCAGGCGCTTTATGTATGTCAAGCAAACAAATTCACAGCCGCCGAAAACCCGTGGTGGCGCGTGAAACTTTCATCGCGGCGCGGTGCTGGAGCGCACCACGAGCGTGGTGGGCAGCTCGACCCGCTGCGGCGCCTCGCCCGACAGCAGCGCGCCCAGCGCTACGGAGCCCAGGTCAGGCCAGGGTTGGCGGACCGTCGTGAGCGCCGGCGTGACGTGCGCGGCGGCCCACGAGTCGTCGAAGCCCACCACGCTCACGTCGTCGGGCACCCGCAGGCCGTGCTCGGCCAGCGCCTGGTAGACCCCGACCGCCATCGCGTCCGAGCAGGTGAAGATCGCGGTGGGCGGTTCGGCGCCGAGCAACTCGCGAGTGGCGGCCAGCCCGCCGTCGCGCTGGAAGTAGCCGCACACCTCCCAGCGCGGGTCGATCCGCAGCCCGGCCGCGGCCATGGCCTCCCGGTAGCCGGCCAGCCGCTCGATCGCGCAGGGCACGCCGGGGCGGCCCGTGACGATCGCGACGCGCTCGTGGCCGAGGCCGATCAGGTGCTCGGTGGCCTCACGGGCGCCGTCCCGGTTGGCCGCGGCCACGACCGAGAGCCCGGCCGGCGGCTTGCGCCGGGGGTCGACGATCACCGCGGGGATGCCGTGGTCGGTCAGCCAGGCCCGCTGGGTGGCGGTCGGCGACGTACGCACCAGCAGCACGCCCGCGCTGTCCCGGGCGCCGATCCGGTCCAGCCAGGCCGGCGGCGGCTGGCCGTTCTTGGTCCGGCCGACCACGGCGGAGACGATCAGGTCCACGCCGAGCCGCCAGGCCGCGTCCTCCACGCCGCCGAGAATGGCCAGCGCGTACGGCGAGTCGAGCCCCTGCAGCATGACGTCGACCATGCTGCCCCGCGTCGGCCGGACCCGCTGTCGCGGGTAGCCGCGGCGCTCCAGCACCTCCGCGACCAGGCGTCTCGTGTGCTGCGACACGTCGGATCGGCCGTTCAGCGCCTTGGAAACGGTTGCAACCGAAACCCCGGCCTCGCGGGCGATCACCGCCAGCTTCGGTAGCGGGGCGGGGGAGTCGGGGGCGGTCATGTCCCCACTCTGCTCCGAAGGGCGGGGATAAGGCCAGGCCATGCCAGCGAAAATTTCGAAATTTCGGCGTTTGCCCTGATAGTGGCGCCTGCCTGGTTCACATGCCATTGACGTTGCGTTCGCGCTAACGCAACGTTTCCTGCAACCGATTGCAGACCGGCACCACGCGAAGGAGTCCGTTACGTGGCCGTCGTCTCGGCGCCCCCGCCCCGCACCCGACCCCGCCGAGCAGGCACGCTGACCCCGTACTGGCTGATCGCCCCGTCGGTGGTGGCGATGCTCGGGTTCCTCGTCTACCCGATGCTCAGCGTCCTGTACTACAGCCTGCAGCACTACAACGTGACCCAGCCCTGGGACAACGGTTTCGCCGGGCTGGAGAACTTCCGCAGGCTGCTGTTCGAGGACCCGATCTTCTGGCAGAGCCTCGGGTTCAGCGTCAAGTGGGTGGCCGTCGAGGTCGTGCTGCAGTTCCTGCTCGGGCTCGCGCTCGCGCTGATCGTCAACGAGAGCTTCATCGGCCGCGCGATCTCCCGGGCGCTGGTCTTCTCGCCGTGGGCCGTCTCCGGCGTGCTCACCACCGCGATCTGGGTGCTGCTCTACAACCCGTTCACCGGCATGTCCCGCTACCTCGCCGACCTGGGCCTCATGGAGTACGGCGCCGCCCCGCTGGCGAACCCGGACACCGTGTTCTGGGCCGCGGTGGTGGCCGAGCTCTGGCGCGGGGTGCCGTTCTTCGCGATCCTGCTCCTGGCCGACCTGCAGTCGGTGTCGAAGGAGCTGTACGAGGCCGCCTCCGTGGACGGCGCGAGCCGCATCCGCCGCTTCTTCCACATCACGCTGCCCCACCTGCGCGACGCGATCATCCTGTCCACGCTGCTGCGCTGCGTGTGGGAGTTCAACAACGTGGACCTGCTCTACACGCTGACCGGCGGCGGCCCGGCCCACCAGACCACCACGCTGCCGCTGTACGTGGCCGCGCTGGCGGCCCAGTCGCACGACTTCGGCTACGCCACGGCGCTGACCACCGTGGCGTTCCTCATCCTGACCTTCTTCTCGATCGCGTACCTGCGCCTGAGCAAGTTCGGAGCGAAGTCGTGACCATGGTGACGGAACGACCCGTGGCCGCCCTCCAGAAGGAGGCCCCCGCACCCGCGGCGCCGGGCAACCGGGTGCCGCGCTGGCAGATCTACGTCCCGCTGGCCCTGTACCTGCTGTTCACGCTGGTGCCGTTCTACTGGATGCTGGTCTTCGCGTTCAGGCCGGCCGGCTCGACGGCGATCTTCCCGTGGCCGATCACGCTCCAGCACTTCGACACGGTCTGGAACGGGATGGGGTTCGCCGTCTTCTTCCGGAACAGCCTCATGGTCGGCGTCGCCTCGCTGGTCGCGACCACGGTGGTGGCGCTGGCCGGCGGGTACGCCCTGGCCCGCTACTCCTTCCGCGGCAAGGGCGCGTTCATGGTCGGGATGCTCTGCACGCAGTTCATCCCCGGCGCCCTGATGATCATCCCGCTGTTCGAGATCTTCCGCACGCTGGACCTGACGAACTCGCTCTGGAGCCTCGTCATCGCCGAGACGGTCTTCCAGCTCCCGCTCTCGCTCATCCTGATCAGCGGCTTCATCCGCAACATCCCGTACGAGCTGGAGCAGGCCGCCTGGGTGGACGGCTGCTCCCGGCTGCGCGGCTTCCTGGCCATCGTGCTGCCCCTGCTGCGGCCCGCGCTGGTCGCGGTCGGCTCGTTCGCCTTCATCCACAGCTGGAACAACTTCCTTTTCGCCCTCATGTTCATCAACGACCAGGAGAAGTTCACCGTGCCCGTGGGCCTGGCCTACAACCTCGGCGAGAACAGCGTCGACTTCGGCGCCCTCGCCGCCGGCGGCGTCGTCGCCGCACTGCCCGTCGTCATCGTCTTCGCCTTCATCCAGCGTTACCTCGTCCAGGGGATGTCCGCCGGGGCGGTGAAGGGATGACCGCCCAGACCTACCGCAACCCGGTGCTCAACGCCGACTGGTCCGACCCCGACGTGATCCGCGTCGGCGACGACTTCTACCTGACGGCCTCCACCTTCACCAAGGTGCCGGGGCTGCCGATCCTGCACTCGCGCGACCTGGTCAACTGGACGATCATCGGCCACGCGTACACGCGGGGTCACGACGACGTCCGGCCCGGCTGCGGGGTGTGGGCGCCCTCGCTGCGCCACCACGACGGCCGCTTCTGGATCTTCTGGGGAGATCCGGACGTGGGCGTCTGCTGGGTGAGCGCCGAGGACCCGCGCGGCCCGTGGACCGAGCCGCACGTCGTCAAGCCGGGGCTCGGGCTGATCGACGCGTGCCCGCTGTGGGACGAGGACGGGCAGGCGTACCTGGTGCACGGCTGGGCGAAGAGCCGCGCGGGCGTCAACAACCGGCTCACCCTGCACCGCATGGCGCCCGACGGCAGCACGGTGCTGGACGAGGGCACGCTGGTCATCGACGGCGACCTGCTGCCGGGGTACCGGACGCTGGAAGGGCCCAAGCTCTACAGGCACGACGGCGCGTACTGGATCTTCGCTCCCGCCGGGGGCGTCGAGCAGGGCTGGCAGTCGGTGTTCCGCGCGGAGTCGATCTTCGGTCCGTACGAGGACCGCATCGTGCTGGAGCAGGGCGGCACCGACGTCAACGGCCCGCACCAGGGCGGCTGGGTGGACACCCCGTCCGGCGAGCACTGGTTCATGCACTTCCAGGACCGCGGCCCCTACGGCCGGGTCGTGCACCTGCAGCCCATGGCCTGGGGCGAGGACGGCTGGCCGGTCATGGGCGACGGCGGCGAGCCCGTGGCCGAGTACCGGGTGCCCGTGCCCGGCGGTGAGCCGGCCGCGCCCGCGACGTCCGACGACTTCGCCGGGCCCGGGCTGGGGCTGCAGTGGAGCTGGCAGGCCAACCCCGACCCCTCCTGGTGGGAGCTGAGGGACGGCGCGCTCAGGCTGGCCTGCGTGCCGGGCCCCGACGACCTGCGCGAGCGGCCGTCCGTGCTGGGGCAGCGGCTGCCCGGCGTGCCCTGCACGGTCACGGTCACCCTCACCCTGGCGGGCGAGGGCAGGGCGGGGCTGGCCGTGGTGGGGGACACCGCCGCGTCCGTCGGCCTGGAGCGCACCGCCGACGGCAAGCTCGTCCTGGTCTGCGGCGACACGGAGCCGGTCCCGGTCGAGCAGGACGGGCCCGTCACGCTCGGCGCGCGGGTGGGCGAGGGCGCGCTGGTCACGTTCCTGGCCGGCGGCCGGGACGTGGGCGCGCCCTTCCAGGCCACGCAGGGCCGATGGGTGGGGGCCGTGCTCGGCCTCTTCGCCGCGGGGGACGGCACCGGCGAAGCGATCTTCGAGGCGTTCACCGTGGACATCGAAAGGTAGAGGCACATGAGACGACACGCGCCGATGGCCGCCGTCGTGCTG
This window encodes:
- a CDS encoding ATP-binding cassette domain-containing protein yields the protein MPELAIQTSGLVKVFGDTRAVAGLDLSVPAGAVYGVLGPNGAGKTTAVRMLATLLRPDGGEATVFGHDVVREADAVRSRVSLTGQYASVDEDMTGSENLVLLARLLGHRKPAARERAAELLEAFGLTEAAGRQVKTYSGGMRRRIDIAASILNTPDLLFLDEPTTGLDPRSRNQVWDIVRVVVAHGTTVLLTTQYLEEADRLAQRIAVIDHGRLIAEGTPGELKSSVGSGSIHVRLRDAAERPEAERLLAEALDTPVYLEADPVALTARITAPGDESAQAARALGRLASAGIVVDDFSLGQPSLDEVFLALTDHPATTTSEEAA
- a CDS encoding NADPH-dependent FMN reductase — its product is MTDEPLNVTVIIGSTRAGRVCDTVGAWFAERARLRDDLAVEVLDLASYAFPASYPEQATPPMRQFAAGVSAADAFVVVTPEYNRSFPASLKQAIDYAYDEWQAKPVGIVAYGSGSCGHYAVEQLRTVFTALHAVTMRDWVGVDLLGAGMDEGCRRPCDTDDRLRAIAAMLDQLAWWGRALREGRRNQPYVS
- a CDS encoding GNAT family N-acetyltransferase; translated protein: MDIRTRTQDDLAACVEALAEVQAADRYPVHWPDDPAAWLTPGGMTGAWIAAEAGTVLGHVALTLDLEVSRLFVTPAARGRGVAARLLEAARASTPLPLKLEVSSEGRAAIRFYERSGWRRVGSTRADWLNAAGEPALLYHYVSPPGH
- a CDS encoding CAP family protein yields the protein MGVRPALPDSTTEAFIAEALAAANAYRDKHHAPPLTVDHELTEYAKSRASTRSESKALDAGHDGLRSGTGENIYWGADTESTPAKGSTAVASWYDEIEYYDFDKAEFTPDSGHFTQLVWKGSTKVGIGRVSGQTPEGMETYIVFVFEPPGNMKGAFAANVLRA
- a CDS encoding SAM-dependent methyltransferase, producing MTDRPLDPDTGVPSPARIYDLWLGGHDHYEIDRIVSEQILAAVPDLPVLARANREFLGRAVRHLAGEAGVRQFLDIGTGIPTADNTHQVARSVAPDSRVVYVDNDPTVLAHARELLRAAPAGSTVFVDGDLRDPGKILASAAELLDLGRPIGLMLLGVIDFVPGTGAARTIIGELMSAMAPGSHLVLSHGLVGKQLEEGVRHWNESGGSPMTLRTLEEVTSFFDGLELLEPGVVPLPRWRPTPETLYGDREAVYYAGVGRKP
- a CDS encoding RICIN domain-containing protein → MPKLRSAGVALLAAAAAVVFSPSSQARAATPVAGGVYQLKVTKSGKCLDVVGGSKDNGALMQQWGCSGDTWQRFTVVSAGSPGVFTLRNVNSGRCLDVPNGAATSGLRLQQWGCGDGLKSNQLWRFAASGSGTYQVISNATGLCMSDQGASTADGAAVIQETCTANSNKQWAFETAGGGRTWPNTADGFASTGGGTTGGAGGATVTVNNYADLVRYATASAPYVIRVNGAITVSPYGTEIRVASNKTIVGVGTSGHIVNGGFFLGEGVSNVIIRNLTIRDTRMADDDPGDDAYDYDAIQMDTAHHVWIDHNHLARMNDGLIDSRKDTSYLTVSWNILAENNKTFGIGWTENVTSRMTIHHNWTRNTNSRNPSTDNVAYAHLYNNYLQNVSGYGNYARGATRMVIENSYYENVKDPYYRDDAAQLRQSGSICVSCSGQQETGGSAFTPGSFYSYTLDPAADVPSLLRTYAGPQADIGL
- a CDS encoding LacI family DNA-binding transcriptional regulator; amino-acid sequence: MTAPDSPAPLPKLAVIAREAGVSVATVSKALNGRSDVSQHTRRLVAEVLERRGYPRQRVRPTRGSMVDVMLQGLDSPYALAILGGVEDAAWRLGVDLIVSAVVGRTKNGQPPPAWLDRIGARDSAGVLLVRTSPTATQRAWLTDHGIPAVIVDPRRKPPAGLSVVAAANRDGAREATEHLIGLGHERVAIVTGRPGVPCAIERLAGYREAMAAAGLRIDPRWEVCGYFQRDGGLAATRELLGAEPPTAIFTCSDAMAVGVYQALAEHGLRVPDDVSVVGFDDSWAAAHVTPALTTVRQPWPDLGSVALGALLSGEAPQRVELPTTLVVRSSTAPR
- a CDS encoding carbohydrate ABC transporter permease, which gives rise to MAVVSAPPPRTRPRRAGTLTPYWLIAPSVVAMLGFLVYPMLSVLYYSLQHYNVTQPWDNGFAGLENFRRLLFEDPIFWQSLGFSVKWVAVEVVLQFLLGLALALIVNESFIGRAISRALVFSPWAVSGVLTTAIWVLLYNPFTGMSRYLADLGLMEYGAAPLANPDTVFWAAVVAELWRGVPFFAILLLADLQSVSKELYEAASVDGASRIRRFFHITLPHLRDAIILSTLLRCVWEFNNVDLLYTLTGGGPAHQTTTLPLYVAALAAQSHDFGYATALTTVAFLILTFFSIAYLRLSKFGAKS
- a CDS encoding carbohydrate ABC transporter permease, whose protein sequence is MVTERPVAALQKEAPAPAAPGNRVPRWQIYVPLALYLLFTLVPFYWMLVFAFRPAGSTAIFPWPITLQHFDTVWNGMGFAVFFRNSLMVGVASLVATTVVALAGGYALARYSFRGKGAFMVGMLCTQFIPGALMIIPLFEIFRTLDLTNSLWSLVIAETVFQLPLSLILISGFIRNIPYELEQAAWVDGCSRLRGFLAIVLPLLRPALVAVGSFAFIHSWNNFLFALMFINDQEKFTVPVGLAYNLGENSVDFGALAAGGVVAALPVVIVFAFIQRYLVQGMSAGAVKG
- a CDS encoding glycoside hydrolase family 43 protein gives rise to the protein MTAQTYRNPVLNADWSDPDVIRVGDDFYLTASTFTKVPGLPILHSRDLVNWTIIGHAYTRGHDDVRPGCGVWAPSLRHHDGRFWIFWGDPDVGVCWVSAEDPRGPWTEPHVVKPGLGLIDACPLWDEDGQAYLVHGWAKSRAGVNNRLTLHRMAPDGSTVLDEGTLVIDGDLLPGYRTLEGPKLYRHDGAYWIFAPAGGVEQGWQSVFRAESIFGPYEDRIVLEQGGTDVNGPHQGGWVDTPSGEHWFMHFQDRGPYGRVVHLQPMAWGEDGWPVMGDGGEPVAEYRVPVPGGEPAAPATSDDFAGPGLGLQWSWQANPDPSWWELRDGALRLACVPGPDDLRERPSVLGQRLPGVPCTVTVTLTLAGEGRAGLAVVGDTAASVGLERTADGKLVLVCGDTEPVPVEQDGPVTLGARVGEGALVTFLAGGRDVGAPFQATQGRWVGAVLGLFAAGDGTGEAIFEAFTVDIER